A single Lactuca sativa cultivar Salinas chromosome 8, Lsat_Salinas_v11, whole genome shotgun sequence DNA region contains:
- the LOC111882281 gene encoding trans-Golgi network-localized SYP41-interacting protein 1 translates to MEDDNDLEQVTGSPTAGENGFVHIESVDSAQMDGGSIDQVERLEQDDGVVVTGVDAVQDEPEPLNVRTTEDVGPDEFVDCPDDLVSNEARSPAVVNRPHQLPFRDDDTEVTQHTAPDIEREILPLPQDNEEENGVLIKEVSNLHHLLKALSKQKQLTDGTDVVEGGEKSLLSLHEMVKECSNFIEISLNEQSHAEATISELNATLHMKDKEIEDLMVRVNDHSISQDVVALKSDELSSVDSIVDRILYSFAPAFGDAGLSNTSVSEKLSHLERTTSFLLEKYYNFLSEIESFSHCLAEVKPDFHMQNGTETVFITVREELLELKRKELEVTNKNTHLEYQYGQFMEQIDKNRETIELLNTEVTKLKGEVEQEKTRYTNTKEKLSMAVTKGKALVQQRDSLKQSVSEKTSELERCLTELQEKSTALEAAEFRNNELMQTAFLANSLQEALTQRDMILQRCGEILLVSGAAAELQSSDIIEGITWLANERSRLASLSVEFERLTYAYNLAQDQSFKLQDENHATMEAARVQIDRLTASFLAESQGKYYLEQEYEDLTTKYEGLEQHIASTESSPMDNEVLEKIQNLLYVRDHESKLYEQILEEEKMHKFQFSEELRGSKDEKNTLQINLQRSEEKASLLREKLSMAVKKGKGLVQERENMKQQMAEKNTQIEGLTLDLQKQESTLSEYRNQINNLESDLLLLKEEKGQLEQFLYQSNSMLQNVLETIDGIILPVDLKEPVEKVKWLATYLSETQVSKAQTEQELEYIKDEAGVLTSKLTEALTTMKSLEDAVSVSERNFSQLAQEKNELDILKTNSEQEVQILNEEISTLNNKLVEVLTNLKSLEDTLSNSEKTITQLTKEKIHVEEELHKAIGEATSQTNRFQETSAHKNSLEEALSLAKNNIHVLMSEKEEAQASKVAVEMELQKVKEEASTHSINLDEAYKTIKSLEDAMSQLKTNVSQFSQENEKALDSRSVLESEIKKLREEAEYHKNTVSDLVGEKKKAEQDILTLKTELNTCNDKWGQELSRFLGNLQVLLKDESLFTLFKKSFEKKIESLKEIDYVLKDINCSFDSEQFQDHRSIEESWDAGFGNDWNIGMLEELNAEDSEGIIIGSDVGKTLDKLNARNQILADQFGSFSILIDDMIASLLKKLEVIKNTMPSLVKQTKELEGELEKARLMYDKAKEENDAYHGKVFKLETELEASGNMCKEISSKLVDYQTKEENWNERERELSAQSTSSIKDHEYEGVLSASEINMLFDKIDGIAIPFPFSNLVISESLDPVKKLFYIVDSVNELLEQITLLSHSKEDLVSKQTLEVEHLKGELSLGLQSIIQKFGGEEYSGVKKSAADVAGLVPVLERFVQGVVLDGENSRFKLMESQRVKEELTNRVKLLEDYIENRTGVQDKIQERGGIFQPPSLPAGSEISEIEDLSPVGKVGGLPLVPSAAQVRSLRKGSNDQLAITIDSESERLLSNKSESFEDKGHIFKSLNTSGLVPIQGKMIADRVDGIWVSGDRALMRRPRARLGLIVYWIVLHLWLLGTIL, encoded by the exons GTTGAGCGTCTCGAGCAGGATGATGGAGTAGTGGTAACAGGAGTAGATGCTGTACAGGATGAGCCAGAGCCACTTAATGTAAGGACAACTGAAGATGTGGGACCCGATGAGTTTGTAGATTGTCCAGATGACTTGGTTTCTAATGAAGCGAGATCCCCTGCTGTTGTCAATAGGCCACACCAACTTCCATTTAGGGATGATGATACAGAAGTTACTCAACATACTGCACCTGACATTGAAAGGGAAATCCTTCCCCTTCCACAGGACAATGAG GAAGAGAATGGAGTTCTGATAAAGGAAGTTAGTAATCTTCATCATCTGCTTAAAGCTCTAAGCAAGCAAAAGCAACTTACTGATGGGACTGATGTTGTCGAGGGTGGTGAAAAGTCTTTGTTGTCTTTGCATGAGATGGTAAAGGAGTGTTCCAATTTTATTGAGATTTCTTTGAATGAGCAGTCACATGCTGAGGCCACAATCAGTGAACTCAATGCCACCTTACATATGAAGGATAAAGAGATTGAGGATCTTATGGTGAGGGTCAATGACCACTCTATATCTCAAGATGTAGTAGCACTCAAGTCTGATGAGTTATCATCTGTTGATTCCATTGTAGATAGGATTTTATATTCTTTTGCACCTGCCTTTGGCGATGCAGGATTGTCTAATACATCTGTTAGTGAGAAATTATCTCATCTTGAGAGAACTACCTCCTTCTTACTTGAGAAGTACTACAACTTCCTTTCTGAAATCGAATCATTTAGCCATTGTTTGGCTGAGGTTAAGCCAGATTTCCATATGCAAAATGGAACAGAGACAGTTTTCATCACTGTACGAGAGGAGTTGCTTGAGTTAAAAAGGAAAGAACTTGAGGTAACCAACAAAAATACCCATTTAGAATATCAATACGGACAGTTCATGGAGCAAATTGACAAAAACAGAGAAACAATTGAGCTTCTAAACACAGAGGTCACAAAACTTAAAGGGGAAGTTGAACAGGAGAAGACAAGGTATACTAATACCAAAGAAAAACTTAGCATGGCTGTTACAAAAGGAAAGGCATTGGTCCAACAGCGTGACTCATTGAAACAATCAGTTTCTGAAAAAACCAGTGAACTAGAAAGATGTTTGACTGAATTGCAAGAAAAGTCAACTGCCCTAGAGGCTGCTGAGTTTAGGAATAATGAGTTGATGCAGACTGCATTTTTGGCTAATTCGCTACAAGAAGCTCTTACACAAAGAGACATGATCCTTCAAAGATGTGGAGAAATTTTATTGGTAAGTGGTGCTGCAGCTGAACTTCAGTCATCAGATATCATTGAAGGGATTACATGGCTTGCAAATGAAAGAAGTAGACTTGCATCCCTATCTGTTGAATTTGAGAGACTCACTTATGCATATAATCTGGCTCAAGATCAATCATTTAAGCTTCAAGATGAAAACCATGCAACAATGGAGGCTGCACGTGTCCAGATTGATCGTTTGACTGCATCATTTTTAGCAGAATCACAGGGGAAGTATTATCTTGAACAGGAATATGAAGATTTGACAACCAAGTATGAAGGATTAGAACAACACATAGCTTCTACTGAATCATCGCCTATGGACAATGAAGTACTTGAAAAGATTCAAAATCTTTTGTATGTTAGGGATCATGAATCCAAGCTGTATGAGCAAATTCTTGAGGAAGAAAAGATGCATAAGTTTCAGTTTTCTGAAGAACTTCGTGGATCAAAAGATGAGAAGAACACACTGCAAATAAATCTTCAAAGATCCGAAGAGAAAGCCTCATTATTGAGGGAGAAATTGTCTATGGCAGTTAAAAAGGGCAAGGGTCTTGTTCAAGAACGTGAGAACATGAAACAACAAATGGCTGAAAAGAACACTCAGATTGAGGGGTTAACTCTCGACTTACAGAAACAAGAATCAACATTGAGTGAATACAGGAACCAGATCAATAACTTGGAATCTGATCTCCTGCTTTTGAAAGAAGAAAAGGGTCAACTTGAACAGTTTTTATATCAAAGCAATAGCATGTTGCAGAATGTCCTTGAAACAATTGATGGTATTATTCTGCCAGTTGATCTAAAAGAGCCAGTTGAAAAGGTGAAGTGGTTAGCAACATATTTAAGTGAAACCCAAGTCAGCAAGGCACAGACAGAGCAGGAGCTAGAATACATAAAAGATGAAGCTGGTGTGTTGACCAGTAAGTTGACCGAAGCATTGACAACCATGAAATCCCTTGAAGATGCAGTATCAGTTTCAGAGAGAAATTTTTCTCAATTAGCTCAAGAAAAGAACGAATTAGACATTTTAAAGACAAACTCAGAACAAGAAGTACAGATTCTAAATGAGGAGATCAGTACATTGAACAACAAGTTGGTGGAAGTGTTGACAAACTTGAAATCACTTGAAGATACACTCTCAAACTCAGAGAAAACTATCACCCAACTAACTAAAGAGAAGATACACGTTGAAGAGGAGTTACATAAAGCAATAGGGGAAGCTACTTCTCAAACAAACAGGTTTCAAGAAACCTCTGCTCATAAAAACTCCCTTGAAGAGGCACTTTCACTTGCAAAAAACAACATACATGTGCTCATGAGTGAAAAAGAAGAGGCTCAAGCTAGCAAAGTTGCTGTTGAAATGGAGCTACAGAAAGTTAAGGAGGAAGCTTCCACACATTCCATTAATCTAGATGAAGCTTACAAGACTATAAAGTCTCTTGAAGATGCAATGTCACAGTTAAAGACAAATGTTTCTCAGTTTTCACAAGAAAACGAGAAGGCATTAGATAGTAGAAGTGTATTAGAGAGTGAGATAAAGAAGCTCAGAGAAGAAGCTGAGTACCATAAGAACACTGTTTCTGATCTTGTTGGGGAAAAGAAGAAAGCTGAACAGGATATTTTGACCCTCAAAACCGAGTTAAATACATGTAATGATAAATGGGGTCAAGAGCTCTCTAGGTTCTTAGGAAATCTTCAAGTGCTGTTAAAGGATGAATCTTTATTCACTTTGTTCAAGAAAAGTTTTGAGAAAAAAATCGAAAGCTTAAAAGAAATCGACTATGTTCTCAAAGACATAAATTGTAGTTTTGATTCAGAACAGTTTCAAGATCATCGTTCAATTGAG GAAAGTTGGGATGCTGGATTTGGCAATGATTGGAACATTGGGATGCTTGAAGAGTTGAATGCAGAAGATAGTGAGGGTATTATTATTGGTTCAGATGTTGGAAAAACTTTGGATAAGTTGAATGCTAGAAACCAAATTCTTGCTGATCAATTTGGTAGTTTCTCAATACTGATTGATGACATGATTGCATCTTTGTTGAAAAAACTGGAGGTAATAAAGAATACCATGCCATCTTTGGTTAAGCAAACAAAAGAATTAGAGGGTGAATTAGAGAAAGCTAGATTAATGTATGATAAAGCCAAAGAAGAAAATGATGCATACCATGGAAAGGTATTTAAATTGGAGACAGAATTAGAAGCATCTGGAAACATGTGCAAAGAGATAAGCTCTAAATTAGTAGATTATCAGACAAAAGAGGAGAATTGGAATGAAAGAGAAAGGGAGTTGTCTGCTCAAAGTACTTCCTCCATTAAAGATCAtg AGTATGAGGGTGTTTTATCAGCTTCAGAGATAAACATGCTGTTTGATAAGATAGATGGAATCGCAATCCCTTTCCCTTTCTCAAACCTTGTAATTTCAGAATCCTTGGACCCTGTTAAAAAGCTGTTTTACATAGTTGATAGTGTAAATGAATTACTAGAGCAGATAACCCTATTGTCTCATTCAAAAGAGGATCTTGTCTCAAAACAAACCCTAGAAGTTGAGCATTTGAAGGGGGAGTTATCTTTAGGGTTacagagcattattcagaagtttggAGGCGAGGAGTATTCTGGAGTCAAGAAATCTGCTGCTGACGTGGCAGGACTGGTCCCAGTGTTGGAGAGGTTCGTTCAGGGTGTTGTTCTGGATGGcgaaaattcaagatttaaattGATGGAGAGCCAAAGGGTAAAAGAGGAATTAACAAACAGGGTTAAATTGCTTGAAGATTATATTGAAAATAGGACAGGTGTACAGGATAAGATACAGGAAAGAGGGGGGATCTTTCAACCTCCTTCATTGCCTGCTGGATCAGAGATATCAGAAATTGAAGATCTG AGCCCAGTTGGGAAAGTAGGGGGGTTGCCTTTAGTGCCATCTGCTGCCCAGGTGAGATCCTTACGAAAGGGATCAAATGACCAGCTTGCCATTACCATTGATTCAGAATCTGAACGTTTGCTTAGTAATAAATCCGAATCTTTTGAAGATAaag GTCATATATTCAAATCACTCAACACATCGGGTCTTGTCCCAATTCAGGGGAAAATGATTGCAGATCGAGTCGATGGAATATG GGTATCTGGTGATCGGGCTTTGATGCGTCGACCTCGGGCAAGGTTGGGGCTTATAGTGTATTGGATTGTGTTGCACCTATGGCTTTTGGGCACTATTTTGTGA